A portion of the Krasilnikovia cinnamomea genome contains these proteins:
- a CDS encoding SseB family protein, translated as MAMRDALRTDDQESYFRILAGVDLLLPVSADALAGLAPLGWGTWSTGGRTHVLAFTSSSAMQACLADYTGSARRVPYLELANTWPNLEWWLAVNPGLPIEGYLPAWFVAQLARGDLRLPTRGPARDGTRPGQNTQDVHAGALTAESSFPGGPIGAAESGGATGLAGSAAPYRPETDTARGPAGYPLDRGSAGGPGSSGGPGSSGGPGSGGGTGPGGPGLSGPGLSGPGSLPVRTPGTVSPGAAPARTPGGSSQPSASGAAPSAPAAYRPPSVPPTSTGDGRPELPPLQDPRAPLPTRTPMAQTPPVPSHLTDGPPAGDFPPDARSAIPGTPDFGPVAPGSVDPLPRRQPMPPVDPSAPVATSTPTLAGTRTAPAPLPGEAGVRSGESGQRPGEPGGRAGEAVGRATEAGVRPGGAVAPSGSSVRGVGSAGAQAAPRPGVAPPVVPGGASAGRSSDDNWPDARDSSSASALTTRSPDRSSSPSASSPPATKPVSPADPTSFRAPVAPTSGGAPVTPTSGGAPVAPTSGGAPVAPTSGGAPVAPASGRPSEVPASGKSSVERTPSGPDGSDALGTDQDVVDEAAASRTGRSVPGLGDGNKSRPGDEAAEPSSAESAGDGRVAEDRLSGGATSGDEAADRETTPGRDFQGQASRDATPGQDSEGQESQGAAVGQAAQQQAAQQQAAQQQAAAQSQADQEQGPEELAGWPSGEDDFIPANAVEQDLYLAAGSRSTDAFLSTLLLATVLVPVAHHSRPGSTPGESGFAFRTEDLNGEPYLVVFTSRDRLAEYHAEPTRTVAVRFVDLIRTWPDAAWSFAVNPGSPVGATYPGPQVIALANWAVESGLGLDPSDELVLAEPASAPATQRAGDPAQHATVMQKTVPPDQVDYLLERGYDRAAGFVHRASEVAHLNTPAELFAALGLLYDGSPYQADAKEAYVLRWPAYRPSLYRIPYGGQNEQALRAMDGWVIERAPFRGNGFAPGEGRDVIAEFKVDSVRLPHGAQLWRIDADGTSAMVAVLDCDGPVWRQVGER; from the coding sequence GTGTCGGCCGACGCGCTGGCCGGTCTGGCCCCGCTGGGCTGGGGGACCTGGAGCACCGGCGGGCGTACCCATGTTCTCGCCTTCACCTCCTCCTCGGCCATGCAGGCCTGCCTCGCCGACTACACCGGCTCCGCCCGCCGGGTGCCGTACCTGGAGCTGGCCAACACCTGGCCGAACCTCGAGTGGTGGCTGGCCGTCAACCCGGGCCTGCCGATCGAGGGCTATCTGCCGGCGTGGTTCGTCGCGCAGCTCGCCCGTGGCGACCTGCGGCTGCCGACCCGCGGCCCGGCGCGCGACGGAACCCGCCCCGGCCAGAACACGCAGGATGTGCACGCGGGGGCGCTGACCGCCGAGTCGTCCTTCCCGGGCGGGCCGATCGGTGCCGCCGAATCGGGTGGTGCCACCGGGCTGGCCGGCTCGGCCGCGCCATACCGCCCGGAGACCGACACGGCACGCGGTCCGGCCGGTTACCCGCTGGACCGCGGCAGCGCTGGCGGTCCCGGCTCCAGTGGCGGTCCCGGCTCCAGCGGCGGTCCCGGCTCCGGTGGCGGCACCGGTCCCGGCGGTCCCGGCCTCAGCGGTCCTGGTCTCAGCGGTCCCGGCAGCCTGCCTGTCCGGACCCCGGGCACGGTCTCGCCGGGCGCCGCACCGGCCCGGACGCCGGGCGGGTCGTCGCAGCCCAGCGCATCCGGCGCGGCGCCGAGCGCACCCGCCGCGTACCGGCCCCCGTCTGTCCCGCCGACTTCGACCGGTGACGGCCGCCCGGAGCTGCCCCCGCTGCAGGATCCACGAGCGCCGCTGCCGACCCGCACGCCCATGGCCCAGACGCCTCCGGTGCCGTCCCACCTGACTGACGGCCCGCCCGCCGGTGACTTCCCGCCTGACGCCCGGTCGGCGATCCCCGGCACGCCGGACTTCGGCCCGGTCGCGCCGGGTTCCGTCGACCCGCTGCCGCGTCGGCAGCCCATGCCACCCGTGGATCCAAGCGCTCCGGTGGCCACCTCGACCCCCACCCTCGCCGGGACCCGGACGGCTCCCGCGCCGTTGCCCGGTGAGGCCGGCGTGCGGTCGGGGGAAAGTGGCCAGCGACCCGGTGAGCCCGGCGGCCGGGCAGGTGAGGCTGTTGGCCGGGCGACTGAGGCCGGTGTGCGGCCGGGCGGGGCTGTGGCGCCGTCCGGGTCATCGGTGCGCGGTGTGGGATCGGCGGGCGCTCAGGCGGCGCCGCGACCCGGGGTTGCGCCGCCCGTCGTTCCGGGCGGGGCTTCCGCCGGCCGGTCATCCGATGACAACTGGCCGGATGCCCGGGACTCGTCTTCGGCTTCGGCGCTCACGACCCGCTCGCCGGACAGGAGCAGCTCGCCTTCGGCAAGTTCACCGCCCGCAACGAAGCCGGTATCCCCGGCGGACCCAACCTCTTTCAGGGCGCCGGTCGCGCCCACGTCGGGTGGTGCGCCGGTTACGCCTACGTCGGGTGGGGCGCCGGTAGCGCCTACGTCGGGTGGTGCGCCGGTCGCGCCCACGTCGGGTGGTGCGCCGGTAGCGCCCGCATCGGGCCGACCGTCAGAGGTGCCTGCGTCGGGAAAGTCGTCTGTCGAGCGCACCCCATCCGGCCCGGACGGCTCGGATGCGCTTGGTACCGATCAGGATGTGGTGGACGAGGCGGCAGCGAGTCGGACCGGCCGGTCCGTACCGGGCCTCGGCGACGGAAACAAGTCGCGCCCCGGCGATGAGGCGGCCGAGCCGAGTTCGGCAGAGTCGGCTGGCGACGGCCGAGTCGCCGAGGATCGGCTGTCCGGCGGCGCGACCAGCGGGGATGAGGCCGCCGACCGCGAAACCACCCCGGGTCGGGACTTCCAGGGTCAGGCTTCTCGGGACGCCACCCCGGGCCAGGACTCCGAGGGTCAGGAGTCCCAGGGCGCCGCCGTGGGCCAGGCCGCCCAACAGCAGGCTGCCCAGCAGCAGGCCGCCCAGCAGCAGGCCGCCGCCCAGAGCCAGGCCGACCAGGAACAGGGGCCCGAGGAGCTGGCCGGGTGGCCGTCCGGCGAGGACGACTTCATCCCGGCGAACGCGGTCGAACAGGACCTTTACCTCGCCGCCGGCAGCCGCAGCACGGATGCGTTCCTCTCCACCCTGCTGCTGGCCACGGTCCTCGTACCGGTGGCTCACCATTCGCGGCCGGGCAGCACGCCGGGCGAGTCCGGGTTCGCATTCCGTACGGAGGACCTCAACGGCGAGCCGTACCTGGTGGTGTTCACCAGCCGGGACCGGTTGGCCGAGTACCACGCCGAGCCGACCAGGACGGTGGCGGTGCGGTTCGTCGACCTCATCCGCACCTGGCCCGATGCGGCCTGGTCGTTCGCGGTCAACCCCGGCAGTCCGGTAGGTGCCACCTATCCTGGTCCGCAGGTCATCGCGCTCGCCAACTGGGCGGTCGAGTCGGGGCTGGGCCTGGATCCGTCCGACGAGCTGGTGCTGGCCGAACCGGCGTCGGCGCCCGCGACGCAGCGGGCCGGTGATCCGGCCCAGCACGCGACGGTCATGCAGAAGACCGTGCCGCCGGATCAGGTCGACTACCTCCTGGAGCGCGGGTACGACCGGGCGGCCGGATTCGTGCACCGGGCCAGCGAGGTGGCGCACCTGAACACCCCCGCCGAGTTGTTCGCGGCGCTGGGCCTGCTCTACGACGGCTCCCCGTACCAGGCGGACGCCAAGGAGGCGTACGTGCTGCGCTGGCCCGCCTACCGGCCGAGCCTCTACCGGATCCCGTACGGCGGGCAGAACGAGCAGGCCCTGCGCGCCATGGACGGCTGGGTGATCGAGCGTGCGCCGTTCCGGGGCAACGGCTTCGCGCCCGGTGAGGGGCGTGACGTGATCGCGGAGTTCAAGGTGGACAGTGTGCGACTGCCGCACGGCGCCCAGCTGTGGCGGATCGACGCGGACGGCACCAGCGCCATGGTGGCCGTGCTCGACTGCGACGGACCGGTCTGGCGTCAGGTCGGTGAGCGGTGA
- a CDS encoding alpha/beta fold hydrolase, which produces MSAQVDESCVLVEGPWTHRFVGANGSRFHVVEAGTGPLVLFLHGFPEFWWAWHDIMTEVADAGFRAVAIDLRGYGASDKPPRGYDGYTMAADVTGLIRALGERSAMIVGAGAGGMIGWTAAAFHPKMVSRLVVLGAAHPLRLRAALFADPRGQFAATSPVLRFQVPRYEHVLTRDNAALIGELMHRWSGPTWAQTDEYADYEARCREAIRIPQAAFCALEAYRWVFRSALRLQGYRFVKLMQRPLITPTLQLHGALDTATLPRTAQGSGRYVIAPYEWRLIEDAGHFLHREATETVTGEILRWLKAH; this is translated from the coding sequence ATGAGCGCCCAGGTGGACGAGTCGTGCGTCCTGGTGGAGGGTCCGTGGACCCACCGCTTCGTCGGGGCCAACGGCAGCCGGTTCCACGTCGTCGAGGCGGGCACCGGGCCGCTGGTGCTGTTCCTGCACGGCTTTCCGGAGTTCTGGTGGGCGTGGCACGACATCATGACCGAGGTCGCCGACGCGGGCTTCCGCGCCGTCGCGATCGACCTGCGCGGCTACGGCGCCAGCGACAAACCACCCCGCGGGTACGACGGGTACACCATGGCCGCCGACGTCACCGGCCTGATCCGCGCCCTGGGCGAGCGCTCCGCCATGATCGTCGGCGCCGGTGCGGGCGGCATGATCGGGTGGACCGCCGCCGCCTTCCACCCCAAAATGGTCAGCCGCCTGGTGGTGCTGGGCGCCGCCCACCCGCTGCGGTTGCGCGCGGCGCTGTTCGCCGACCCGCGCGGCCAGTTCGCCGCGACCTCACCCGTGCTGCGCTTCCAGGTACCGCGCTACGAGCATGTGCTCACCCGCGACAACGCCGCCCTGATCGGCGAACTGATGCACCGGTGGAGCGGCCCCACGTGGGCCCAGACCGACGAGTACGCCGACTACGAGGCCCGCTGCCGGGAGGCGATACGGATCCCGCAGGCCGCGTTCTGCGCGCTCGAGGCGTACCGGTGGGTGTTCCGCTCGGCGCTGCGCCTGCAGGGCTACCGGTTCGTGAAGCTCATGCAGCGCCCCCTCATCACGCCCACGTTGCAGCTGCACGGGGCGCTGGACACCGCGACGCTGCCCCGCACCGCGCAGGGCTCGGGCCGGTACGTCATCGCGCCGTACGAGTGGCGCCTCATCGAGGACGCCGGCCACTTCCTGCACCGCGAGGCGACCGAGACGGTCACCGGCGAGATCCTGCGCTGGCTCAAGGCCCACTGA
- a CDS encoding immune inhibitor A domain-containing protein produces MRKVVVGLLGAVMVTSVGGLLPAAAVAAPPADPGPAQVGSGAPADDRPNPLEQKRRELRQQAVNGILKGTLKAERRGGSLVAKVGRTQGAGTSGKRPGRAGASQYVELSRERTDQIFVILAEFGNERHPDYPDVDTDPTKPGPTTFDGPLHNHITEPDRTRDNTTVWQPDYNRDHYRQLYFGQGKGVESLKTYYEVQSSGRYSVEGEVSDWVKVQYNEARYGRNCNDPNACDTHNAWALVRDAANQWYADQKAAGRTDAQIKTELQSFDRYDRYDYDHDGNFNEPDGYLDHFQIVHAGGDESDGDPQQGEDAIWAHRWYAYSSSGVTGPAGNLAGGTQIGDTGLWIGDYTMQPENGGLSVFAHEYGHDLGLPDDYDTSGASNNNNEFWTLMAQSRLNAAGEPLGTRPGDLGAWNKLQLGWLDYETVKAGKTKTLELGPQEYNTANAQAAVVVLPDKTVTRDLGAPYAGDNQFFSGNDDNLDTLLSRTVDLSTAASATLSLKARYNIEKNFDYLYAEASTDGGKTWTVLDGTIGGAPFARDGNNLPALTGAQPAWTDMVVPLTAYAGKKPLVRLHYRTDGGVSSGGFFADDLTVTVDGVPGVTDGAEGLPAWNQAGFSVQSSTAEHTYDNFYIAGYRNYVSYDKYLKTGPYNFGWVSTKPDWVEHFSYQPGLLISYNDTSFKDNNVNKHPGQGRNLIIDAHPEAMYNLEGNPWRSRIQLYDATFGLTKADSFTLHINGKASYIRGQAGQPLFDDTRSYFDADIPWSGVKLPAVGVKIQVLSQRGNTMTIKIS; encoded by the coding sequence ATGCGCAAGGTGGTCGTTGGACTGCTCGGCGCCGTGATGGTCACCAGCGTCGGGGGCTTGCTTCCCGCCGCGGCCGTGGCGGCGCCGCCCGCGGACCCCGGACCGGCCCAGGTCGGATCCGGAGCGCCCGCGGACGACCGGCCCAACCCGTTGGAACAGAAGCGCCGCGAACTGCGCCAGCAGGCCGTGAACGGAATCCTGAAGGGAACCCTCAAGGCGGAACGGCGCGGCGGCAGCCTGGTCGCCAAGGTCGGCCGGACGCAAGGCGCCGGCACGAGCGGCAAGCGCCCCGGCCGGGCCGGCGCGAGCCAGTACGTCGAGCTCAGCCGCGAACGTACCGACCAGATATTCGTGATCCTCGCCGAGTTCGGCAACGAGCGGCACCCGGACTACCCCGACGTCGACACCGACCCCACCAAGCCCGGCCCGACCACGTTCGACGGCCCGCTGCACAACCACATCACCGAGCCCGACCGCACCCGCGACAACACGACCGTGTGGCAGCCGGACTACAACCGCGACCACTACCGGCAGCTCTACTTCGGCCAGGGCAAGGGCGTCGAATCCCTGAAGACCTACTACGAGGTTCAGTCCTCCGGGCGCTACAGCGTCGAGGGCGAGGTCTCCGACTGGGTCAAGGTCCAGTACAACGAGGCCCGGTACGGCCGCAACTGCAACGACCCGAACGCCTGCGACACCCACAACGCGTGGGCGCTGGTCCGCGACGCCGCCAACCAGTGGTACGCCGACCAGAAGGCCGCGGGCCGCACCGACGCCCAGATCAAGACGGAGCTGCAGAGCTTCGACCGGTACGACCGCTACGACTACGACCACGACGGCAACTTCAACGAGCCCGACGGCTACCTCGACCACTTCCAGATCGTCCACGCCGGTGGCGACGAGTCCGACGGCGACCCGCAGCAGGGCGAGGACGCCATCTGGGCGCATCGCTGGTACGCGTACTCCAGCTCCGGGGTGACCGGCCCGGCCGGCAACCTGGCCGGTGGCACGCAGATCGGCGACACCGGACTCTGGATCGGTGACTACACCATGCAGCCGGAGAACGGCGGCCTGAGCGTCTTCGCCCACGAGTACGGCCACGACCTCGGCCTGCCCGACGACTACGACACCAGCGGCGCCTCGAACAACAACAACGAGTTCTGGACCCTGATGGCGCAGAGCCGCCTCAACGCGGCCGGTGAGCCGCTCGGCACCCGCCCCGGCGACCTCGGCGCGTGGAACAAGCTGCAGCTCGGCTGGCTCGACTACGAGACCGTCAAGGCCGGCAAGACCAAGACCCTCGAACTCGGGCCGCAGGAGTACAACACCGCGAACGCGCAGGCGGCCGTCGTGGTGCTGCCGGACAAGACGGTCACCCGGGACCTGGGCGCGCCGTACGCGGGCGACAACCAGTTCTTCTCCGGCAACGACGACAACCTCGACACGTTGCTCAGCCGTACGGTCGATCTCAGCACCGCCGCCTCGGCCACGCTGAGCCTCAAGGCCCGCTACAACATCGAGAAGAACTTCGACTACCTGTACGCCGAGGCCTCCACGGACGGCGGCAAGACGTGGACCGTGCTCGACGGCACCATCGGCGGCGCCCCGTTCGCCCGCGACGGCAACAACCTGCCGGCACTCACCGGCGCCCAACCGGCCTGGACCGACATGGTCGTGCCGCTGACCGCGTACGCGGGTAAGAAGCCCCTGGTCCGGCTGCACTACCGGACGGACGGCGGCGTTTCCTCGGGCGGTTTCTTCGCCGACGACCTCACGGTGACCGTCGACGGCGTTCCCGGCGTCACGGACGGCGCCGAGGGCCTCCCGGCGTGGAACCAGGCCGGGTTCAGCGTGCAAAGCAGCACGGCCGAGCACACCTACGACAACTTCTACATCGCCGGGTACCGCAACTACGTCTCGTACGACAAGTACCTGAAGACCGGTCCGTACAACTTCGGTTGGGTTTCCACCAAGCCGGACTGGGTGGAGCACTTCTCGTACCAGCCGGGCCTGCTCATTTCGTACAACGACACGTCCTTCAAGGACAACAACGTCAACAAGCACCCGGGCCAGGGCCGCAACCTGATCATCGACGCCCATCCCGAGGCCATGTACAACCTGGAAGGCAACCCCTGGCGCTCGCGCATCCAGCTGTATGACGCCACGTTCGGGCTGACCAAGGCGGATTCGTTCACGCTGCACATCAACGGCAAGGCCTCGTACATCCGGGGTCAGGCCGGGCAGCCGCTGTTCGACGACACCCGGTCGTACTTCGACGCGGACATCCCGTGGTCGGGCGTCAAGCTGCCCGCCGTCGGGGTCAAGATCCAGGTGCTGTCCCAGCGCGGCAACACCATGACCATCAAGATTTCCTGA